In a single window of the Acetivibrio clariflavus DSM 19732 genome:
- the glmS gene encoding glutamine--fructose-6-phosphate transaminase (isomerizing), which yields MCGIVGYIGSKIAAPILINGLKKLEYRGYDSAGVAIFEDNDIKVVKSKGRLSILEEKVNEEKPQGTIGIGHTRWATHGEPNYLNSHPHVSNSGKIAVVHNGIFENYMELKEFLQTKGYQFFSETDTEVFANLIDYHYKGDIVEAVIKSINEVEGSYALGVICRDCDSKFVAARKDSPLVVGLGEGENYIASDIPAILEYTRNVYILEDKEVAVLTSDSVKVYDNHGTERKKEVFKVNWDVSSAEKAGYEHFMIKEIFEEPKVIKDTINPRIKDGKISLDSINLTSEDLEKIEKIYIVACGTAYHAGVAGKYLIEKLARIPVEVDVASEFRYRDPIISDKNLVIIISQSGETLDTLFALREAKKKGARVLSIVNVVGSSIARESNDVLYTWAGPEIAVASTKAYNTQLSALYLIALDFAMKKGRIDEEFYKRIIEELRNIPKAIESILENKEIIQKFASEHYNAKSIFFIGRGFDYALSMEGSLKLKEISYIHSEAYAGGELKHGTIALIEEGTLVICPMTQDDLMEKMISNIREVKARGATVLAIAKESNKQAEKAADVVFTIPDVDSLVAPIVAVTPLQLFAYYMAVQKGCDVDKPRNLAKSVTVE from the coding sequence ATGTGTGGAATAGTTGGATATATAGGCAGCAAAATAGCTGCGCCCATTTTGATAAACGGATTAAAGAAGCTTGAATATAGGGGTTATGACTCAGCAGGTGTTGCAATTTTTGAGGATAATGACATTAAGGTTGTAAAAAGCAAGGGAAGGCTTTCAATATTAGAAGAGAAAGTCAATGAAGAGAAGCCGCAGGGTACAATAGGTATAGGTCATACACGATGGGCTACTCACGGGGAACCCAATTATTTGAACTCCCATCCCCATGTAAGTAATTCCGGTAAAATTGCTGTTGTGCATAACGGTATCTTTGAAAATTATATGGAATTGAAAGAGTTCCTTCAGACAAAAGGTTACCAATTTTTTTCCGAGACCGATACCGAAGTGTTTGCCAATTTGATTGACTATCATTACAAGGGAGATATAGTGGAAGCAGTTATTAAATCAATTAACGAGGTTGAAGGCTCCTATGCTTTGGGAGTTATATGCAGGGACTGTGACAGTAAATTTGTAGCAGCGAGAAAGGATAGTCCATTAGTTGTAGGCCTTGGAGAAGGGGAAAACTATATTGCATCGGATATTCCTGCAATTTTGGAGTACACAAGAAATGTTTACATTCTTGAGGATAAAGAGGTTGCGGTGTTGACCTCCGATAGTGTAAAAGTATATGACAACCATGGAACAGAGAGAAAAAAAGAGGTATTTAAGGTAAACTGGGATGTAAGTTCTGCCGAAAAAGCCGGTTATGAACATTTTATGATTAAGGAGATTTTTGAAGAGCCAAAGGTTATAAAGGATACTATAAATCCGAGAATTAAAGACGGAAAAATATCTCTTGACAGTATCAATTTAACTTCTGAAGATCTGGAAAAAATTGAGAAGATATATATTGTTGCCTGCGGCACCGCCTACCATGCAGGAGTTGCTGGAAAATACCTGATTGAAAAGCTTGCAAGAATTCCGGTGGAAGTTGACGTTGCATCGGAATTCCGTTACAGGGATCCCATTATAAGCGATAAAAACCTGGTCATAATTATAAGTCAATCGGGTGAAACATTAGATACATTATTTGCTTTGAGGGAAGCAAAGAAAAAAGGAGCAAGGGTATTGTCCATTGTAAATGTTGTGGGAAGCTCTATAGCAAGGGAATCCAACGATGTGCTTTATACCTGGGCAGGTCCGGAAATTGCCGTTGCATCGACAAAGGCATACAACACGCAGCTTTCGGCTTTATACCTTATTGCCCTTGACTTTGCAATGAAAAAAGGCAGAATAGATGAGGAATTTTATAAAAGGATTATTGAGGAGCTTCGAAACATTCCTAAAGCCATAGAAAGTATACTGGAGAATAAGGAAATAATTCAGAAGTTTGCATCGGAACATTACAACGCAAAGAGCATATTCTTTATTGGAAGGGGCTTTGACTATGCACTTTCAATGGAAGGCTCTTTAAAACTTAAGGAAATTTCATATATACACTCGGAAGCTTATGCTGGTGGGGAGTTGAAACACGGAACCATAGCCCTGATTGAAGAGGGCACTTTGGTTATCTGTCCGATGACCCAGGACGATTTGATGGAGAAAATGATAAGCAATATCAGGGAAGTAAAAGCAAGAGGTGCGACAGTTCTTGCCATTGCCAAGGAAAGTAACAAACAGGCTGAAAAAGCTGCCGATGTTGTATTTACAATTCCCGATGTTGATTCGTTGGTTGCACCAATAGTGGCAGTAACACCGCTTCAGCTGTTTGCATATTACATGGCTGTGCAAAAAGGTTGCGATGTGGATAAACCAAGAAATTTGGCAAAAAGCGTCACAGTTGAGTAG
- the glmM gene encoding phosphoglucosamine mutase: MGRLFGTDGVRGVANRELTGELAYKLGQAGAYVLTSETKHTPKILVGMDTRISGDMLEAALTAGLCSVGAEVISLGIVPTPAVAYLTRLYNADAGVVISASHNPAEFNGIKFFNSKGYKLSDALEERIEAIILDGAEEITLPVGGSVGKKGKIDTQIDDYVNFIKSTIKGDLKGLKIAIDCANGAAYEVAPKALKELGAEIFVINNKPDGVNINCNCGSTHIEQLQKFVVEVGADVGLAFDGDADRVLAVDENGKLVDGDQIMSIIGLELKKEGKLAKDTIVVTVMSNLGFDIMAKREGINVEKTKVGDRYVLENMIQNGYVLGGEQSGHIIFLEHNTTGDGLLTGVQLLNVVKSTGKKLSELASVMRVLPQVLKNAKVKNENKNKYLDDPVVCKMCKELEEEFKGEGRVLIRPSGTEPLVRVMIEGKDQEYITARAIELAKVIEERLG; this comes from the coding sequence TTGGGTCGCTTATTTGGTACAGATGGAGTAAGAGGAGTTGCGAACAGGGAATTAACTGGTGAATTGGCATATAAATTGGGGCAGGCAGGAGCTTATGTTTTGACTTCAGAAACAAAGCATACTCCGAAAATATTGGTTGGTATGGATACAAGAATATCGGGGGATATGTTGGAGGCTGCACTTACAGCAGGTTTATGTTCGGTAGGTGCGGAAGTTATATCTCTCGGCATAGTTCCGACACCTGCGGTGGCATATCTGACAAGGCTGTATAATGCCGATGCCGGTGTGGTTATTTCTGCATCCCATAATCCGGCTGAATTTAACGGAATTAAATTTTTCAACAGCAAAGGTTACAAACTGTCCGATGCTTTGGAGGAAAGAATTGAGGCAATTATTCTGGATGGAGCAGAGGAAATTACCTTGCCTGTGGGAGGCAGCGTAGGAAAAAAAGGAAAAATAGATACTCAAATAGATGACTATGTCAACTTTATAAAAAGTACAATAAAAGGCGATCTTAAAGGCCTGAAGATAGCTATTGACTGTGCCAACGGTGCAGCTTATGAGGTGGCACCTAAAGCACTGAAAGAGCTCGGTGCAGAGATATTTGTAATAAACAATAAGCCTGATGGAGTAAATATAAACTGCAATTGCGGTTCTACCCATATTGAACAGCTTCAGAAATTTGTAGTGGAAGTAGGAGCTGATGTTGGGCTCGCTTTTGACGGTGATGCCGATAGGGTTCTTGCTGTTGACGAAAATGGAAAGCTGGTTGACGGTGACCAGATTATGTCCATTATCGGGCTTGAACTGAAAAAAGAAGGAAAGCTTGCAAAAGATACTATAGTTGTTACTGTTATGAGCAATCTCGGTTTTGACATTATGGCTAAAAGAGAAGGAATTAATGTAGAAAAGACTAAAGTAGGAGACAGATATGTTCTGGAGAACATGATCCAAAACGGATATGTACTTGGCGGTGAGCAGTCGGGTCATATTATATTCTTAGAACACAATACCACAGGAGACGGACTTTTGACAGGAGTTCAACTTCTCAATGTGGTAAAGAGCACAGGCAAAAAACTGTCAGAACTTGCTTCTGTCATGCGGGTTCTTCCTCAGGTGCTGAAAAATGCAAAGGTTAAGAATGAAAATAAAAATAAGTATCTTGACGACCCAGTAGTATGTAAAATGTGCAAAGAGCTTGAAGAGGAATTTAAAGGTGAAGGCAGGGTACTTATAAGACCTTCCGGAACTGAGCCTCTTGTAAGGGTTATGATTGAAGGTAAGGATCAGGAGTACATTACTGCGAGGGCAATTGAATTGGCAAAGGTTATTGAAGAAAGACTTGGATAA
- a CDS encoding NAD(P)/FAD-dependent oxidoreductase: MKLIVHNIKLSLDDDINSLKRMAAKKLKIDSKEFINFRIVKESVDARKKPDIFLVYSVMVEIPGKIKVPNSNDVRIVEDNIEEKLIPGDKKLKYRPVIIGTGPAGLFAALVLSQNGYRPLVLERGECVEKRTEIVNSYWNGGELNSETNVQFGEGGAGTFSDGKLTTRINDRRCTKVLEEFYNFGAPEEILYKAKPHIGTDILKKVIVNMRKKIIELGGEVRFNSKVTSIKIKDGKVTGVVVNGSETIDAEVVVLAIGHSARDTFLSLFESGIEFIQKPFSVGVRIEHPQELINKAQYGAAASHPHLGAADYQLFYKLKDRTVYSFCMCPGGVVVAAASEPNMIVTNGMSEYARDRENANSALVVSVGPGDFGSGHPLAGVEFQRNWERLAFTVAGSCNAAPIQRLEDFIDGRVSVKLGTVKPSYTGKTSFADLNLCLPVFVTGPMKESIKYFDDRLKGFGIGDALLTGVETRTSSPVRIQRTETFESTKVKGLYPAGEGAGYAGGIVSAAVDGIKVAEQIIKTYNVL, translated from the coding sequence ATGAAGCTGATTGTACACAATATAAAACTATCTTTGGATGATGATATAAACTCTTTAAAGAGGATGGCCGCTAAAAAACTTAAAATAGATTCTAAAGAATTTATAAATTTCAGGATTGTGAAAGAGTCTGTGGATGCCAGGAAAAAGCCGGATATATTCCTGGTTTATTCTGTCATGGTTGAAATACCCGGGAAGATTAAAGTACCAAATAGTAACGATGTCCGAATTGTTGAGGATAATATAGAAGAAAAATTGATTCCCGGAGACAAAAAGTTAAAATATAGACCTGTTATAATAGGCACAGGTCCGGCAGGACTGTTTGCTGCTCTTGTGCTTTCACAAAACGGATACAGGCCTTTGGTTTTGGAACGCGGCGAATGCGTGGAAAAAAGAACCGAAATCGTAAACAGTTATTGGAATGGCGGAGAACTCAATTCTGAAACCAATGTCCAGTTTGGAGAAGGCGGTGCGGGAACTTTTTCCGACGGAAAGCTTACAACGAGGATAAACGACAGAAGGTGCACAAAGGTTTTGGAGGAATTCTATAATTTTGGTGCACCGGAGGAGATATTATATAAAGCAAAGCCACATATAGGTACCGACATACTGAAAAAAGTAATTGTAAACATGCGAAAAAAGATAATAGAATTAGGCGGGGAAGTTAGATTTAATTCAAAAGTTACTTCTATAAAAATCAAGGACGGAAAAGTTACCGGTGTGGTGGTTAACGGAAGTGAAACCATTGACGCTGAGGTTGTGGTTCTTGCAATAGGTCATAGTGCGAGGGATACATTTTTAAGCCTTTTTGAAAGTGGAATTGAATTTATTCAAAAACCTTTTTCGGTGGGCGTCAGAATTGAACATCCTCAGGAACTCATTAACAAAGCACAATATGGTGCAGCTGCATCGCATCCGCATCTTGGAGCAGCCGATTATCAGCTGTTTTACAAGTTAAAGGACAGAACGGTATATTCCTTTTGCATGTGTCCTGGAGGAGTTGTAGTTGCTGCGGCATCCGAACCCAATATGATAGTGACAAACGGTATGAGTGAGTATGCCAGGGATAGGGAGAATGCCAACAGTGCCCTTGTGGTGTCTGTTGGACCCGGGGACTTTGGAAGCGGCCATCCTTTGGCCGGTGTTGAGTTTCAGCGAAATTGGGAGAGGTTGGCTTTTACTGTTGCAGGAAGCTGCAATGCTGCTCCCATTCAAAGGCTTGAGGATTTTATTGACGGAAGGGTATCGGTTAAATTGGGAACGGTAAAACCAAGTTACACCGGAAAGACAAGTTTTGCCGACCTGAACCTATGTCTTCCGGTATTTGTAACAGGTCCTATGAAAGAGTCCATCAAATATTTTGATGACAGGCTTAAAGGTTTTGGAATAGGTGATGCTCTTCTTACCGGAGTTGAGACAAGAACTTCTTCGCCGGTTAGAATTCAAAGGACAGAAACTTTTGAATCCACAAAGGTAAAAGGGCTTTATCCTGCCGGTGAAGGCGCAGGCTACGCCGGAGGAATAGTTAGTGCAGCTGTTGATGGAATAAAAGTAGCCGAACAAATAATTAAAACATACAATGTATTATAA
- a CDS encoding CdaR family protein, with product MSDLLKRDTTVKIMSVLFAVFLWFFVLDSTNPIVSMDFSVPLRIENENVLRSKDIVIKESNFPRNVTVSLKGREEKIKRINSSEIEAVVDLSKVNDASTGFLYVEIYNIPDGVSFESVSPRTVNFKLEKIGENLYPIEVTTVGKAKENYRVVGISITPQTISIEATNSVISSIGKVMAVADITGIKSDTSMKLMCKVYDKVGNEMPEFSDKYSVEARIEVAKEVSVIPVVKGKPAKDYVDGVHKVSPDKVLISGPSNLLDSIDNLKTESIDIEDLDASVTKTANIVLPSGVNLVNSQKAVSVSVEIVPLSVKKYKIKAEDIIMENEEADDSLTYKIVDEEIEIEIKGTMEELDKIVESKLKPSIDVRGLKEGTYKRTLKVVLPSTLKLSQDVEVEVVIERKNEG from the coding sequence ATGAGTGATTTGTTGAAGAGGGATACAACTGTAAAAATTATGTCGGTTTTATTTGCAGTGTTTCTCTGGTTTTTTGTGTTGGATAGCACAAACCCAATAGTTTCTATGGATTTTAGTGTGCCTTTGAGAATTGAGAACGAGAATGTATTGAGAAGCAAAGATATAGTGATAAAAGAGTCAAATTTTCCTCGAAACGTTACAGTTAGTTTAAAGGGCAGGGAGGAGAAAATAAAGCGTATTAATTCTTCAGAGATAGAAGCAGTTGTGGATTTGTCAAAAGTCAATGATGCTTCCACTGGTTTTTTGTACGTGGAGATATATAATATTCCTGATGGTGTTTCCTTTGAAAGTGTTTCACCAAGGACTGTAAATTTTAAACTTGAAAAGATAGGTGAAAACCTTTATCCCATTGAAGTGACGACTGTGGGAAAAGCTAAGGAAAACTACAGGGTGGTGGGCATCAGTATTACTCCGCAGACCATATCCATTGAAGCTACCAATTCGGTAATCAGTTCTATCGGTAAGGTTATGGCAGTTGCAGATATAACGGGTATTAAAAGCGATACTTCGATGAAGCTCATGTGTAAGGTATATGACAAAGTAGGCAATGAGATGCCTGAATTTAGCGATAAATATAGTGTTGAAGCCAGAATTGAGGTGGCGAAAGAAGTTTCGGTAATACCTGTGGTTAAAGGAAAACCTGCCAAGGACTATGTTGATGGTGTGCACAAAGTATCACCGGATAAAGTATTGATATCCGGACCTTCCAATTTGTTAGATTCCATTGACAATTTAAAAACTGAAAGCATTGATATTGAAGACCTTGACGCCAGTGTTACCAAAACAGCCAACATAGTTTTGCCCAGCGGTGTGAACCTTGTAAATTCACAAAAAGCTGTTTCTGTCAGTGTGGAAATAGTACCTCTTTCGGTTAAGAAATATAAAATAAAGGCAGAAGATATTATAATGGAAAATGAAGAGGCTGACGATTCGCTGACGTATAAAATTGTTGATGAAGAAATTGAGATTGAAATAAAGGGAACTATGGAAGAATTGGATAAGATTGTTGAGAGTAAGCTAAAACCATCTATTGATGTAAGAGGCCTGAAAGAGGGAACTTACAAAAGAACACTTAAGGTTGTACTGCCAAGTACCCTTAAATTGTCACAGGATGTTGAAGTGGAAGTAGTAATTGAAAGAAAGAATGAAGGATAG
- the cdaA gene encoding diadenylate cyclase CdaA codes for MDFINQINLWGIFNFLSDNLSIKGPWDLVKTVVDISIVSYAIYKMAMLVRETRAWQLIKGILFILIASKLSDILGLRTIAFILKMIIQYLAIALVVLFQPELRRGLEQIGRSRFKSFFSFEDESYTIKVKSNIEEIIKAVVEMSRTFTGALIVIERETKIGDIINSGIQIDSNVTSELLINIFTPNTPLHDGAVVIRGDKIKAAACFLPLTENPNLSKELGTRHRAALGISEVSDAIVVVVSEESGKISVALNGGLTRNLTSDTLRKALSKNLLEKDVPNKKLGLWKVKSK; via the coding sequence ATGGATTTTATAAACCAAATTAATTTATGGGGAATTTTTAATTTTCTTTCGGATAATTTAAGTATAAAAGGGCCATGGGATCTGGTAAAAACTGTTGTTGATATAAGTATTGTATCTTATGCCATATATAAAATGGCAATGCTGGTTAGAGAGACAAGAGCATGGCAGTTGATAAAGGGTATTCTGTTTATATTAATTGCTTCTAAGTTAAGTGATATTTTAGGTCTTAGAACCATTGCCTTTATACTTAAAATGATAATTCAATATTTGGCTATAGCATTGGTAGTGCTGTTCCAGCCTGAGCTTAGGAGAGGTCTTGAACAGATTGGAAGAAGCAGGTTTAAGAGTTTCTTCAGTTTTGAAGATGAAAGTTATACCATTAAGGTAAAATCCAATATTGAGGAAATAATTAAAGCTGTAGTTGAAATGTCGCGGACTTTTACCGGTGCATTAATTGTTATTGAAAGGGAGACAAAAATCGGCGATATAATAAATTCAGGAATTCAGATTGATTCCAACGTTACATCGGAACTTTTGATAAATATTTTTACGCCCAATACTCCTCTTCATGATGGAGCAGTAGTTATCAGAGGAGATAAGATAAAAGCAGCAGCATGTTTTCTGCCTTTGACGGAGAATCCGAACTTGAGCAAAGAGCTTGGTACAAGGCATAGAGCAGCTCTGGGAATAAGTGAGGTATCCGATGCCATAGTTGTGGTTGTTTCGGAGGAATCCGGCAAAATTTCTGTTGCTTTAAACGGAGGACTGACCAGAAACCTTACTTCCGACACCCTTAGAAAGGCACTAAGCAAGAACCTTTTGGAAAAAGACGTACCCAACAAAAAATTGGGTTTGTGGAAGGTGAAGTCGAAATGA
- the amrS gene encoding AmmeMemoRadiSam system radical SAM enzyme: MNLTGDKYKNLKTAMYFDKLEDSKVHCYLCPHNCVINNGKLGICRARKNIDGELYSLNYGKITAIALDPIEKKPLYNFMPGSNILSVGTFGCNLKCSFCQNWTIAHEQPETYDISPEILVSKAKELKSKGNIGIAYTYNEPSIWYEFVYETAKLAREEGLLNVLVTNGFIDKKAMTQLLPYIDAMNIDVKAYTESFYNDICKGALEDVKATVELVYSCCHIEITTLVIPTLNDALEEISDLAKWIASLSAKIPLHLTRYFPNYKMHNIPPTPKETLVKCREEALKYLECVYLGNIV, translated from the coding sequence ATGAACCTTACAGGAGATAAGTACAAAAACTTGAAAACGGCTATGTATTTTGATAAACTTGAGGATTCAAAGGTACATTGTTATCTTTGTCCCCACAACTGTGTAATTAATAACGGAAAACTTGGGATTTGCAGAGCACGAAAAAACATTGACGGTGAACTTTATTCCCTTAATTATGGGAAGATAACAGCTATAGCCCTTGACCCTATTGAGAAGAAGCCTTTGTACAATTTTATGCCCGGTTCCAATATATTGTCGGTGGGCACTTTTGGATGCAATCTTAAATGTTCCTTTTGCCAAAACTGGACAATAGCCCATGAACAGCCGGAGACATATGATATATCTCCGGAAATACTTGTATCAAAAGCAAAAGAACTTAAGAGCAAGGGGAATATAGGAATTGCATACACTTATAATGAGCCTTCCATATGGTACGAGTTTGTATATGAAACTGCAAAACTGGCAAGAGAAGAAGGGCTTTTAAACGTGCTTGTTACCAACGGATTTATCGACAAGAAAGCAATGACCCAGCTTCTACCTTATATTGATGCAATGAATATAGATGTAAAAGCATATACTGAATCATTTTATAATGACATATGCAAGGGGGCTCTCGAAGATGTCAAAGCAACTGTCGAACTGGTGTATAGCTGCTGTCATATTGAAATTACGACTCTTGTAATTCCAACACTTAATGATGCCTTAGAGGAAATTTCCGATTTGGCTAAGTGGATTGCATCTCTTTCAGCGAAAATACCTTTGCACTTAACAAGATATTTTCCGAACTACAAGATGCATAATATACCCCCAACTCCTAAGGAAACCTTAGTAAAATGCAGAGAGGAAGCTCTTAAATACCTTGAATGTGTTTATCTTGGTAATATTGTGTAA
- the amrA gene encoding AmmeMemoRadiSam system protein A produces the protein MGRIIGAYIFPHPPIIVPEVGKGEEEAARKTIDAAIKAAGEIKNQKPSTIIVTTPHAPAFEDYIYISEHKTLKGSFKRFGRADVNLSFDNNLNLVQSIICHASEEGIQAGGIDGATASRYGLDNELDWGALVPLYYVSKEYKDFKVIHISISYLSLEELYRFGMSIKKAVESSNEDVVFIASGDLSHKLSHDGPYGYSEKGKQFDELVVKSIGESDVNSLLDIDEAFCESAGQCGLRSFVIMYGALDGYRLKPEVYSYEAPFGIGYCIAKIDIAGEDSERKVLDKRIEDIRKNEDEYIKLARKSLETFVKEGRVIEVPDSLPAEMKENRAGVFVSIKKNGQLRGCIGTIEPTRKNIAEEIIHNAISSGTGDPRFYPVEEDELPSLVYSVDVLMKPEPIQSIEELDVIKYGVIVRSGHRSGLLLPNLEGVNTPEEQVEIALRKAGIGKNEKYSLERFEVIRHEPYRR, from the coding sequence ATGGGAAGAATAATTGGTGCATATATTTTCCCGCATCCGCCCATTATAGTTCCTGAAGTCGGAAAGGGTGAAGAGGAAGCTGCCAGAAAAACCATAGATGCAGCAATTAAGGCAGCAGGAGAAATCAAAAATCAGAAACCATCCACAATTATTGTTACAACTCCCCATGCACCTGCATTTGAGGATTATATTTATATATCGGAACATAAAACACTCAAAGGCAGTTTTAAACGATTTGGTAGGGCTGATGTAAATTTAAGTTTCGATAATAATTTAAACCTTGTACAAAGTATCATTTGCCATGCCTCCGAGGAGGGAATACAAGCCGGGGGAATTGACGGTGCAACAGCTTCAAGATACGGTTTGGACAATGAGCTGGATTGGGGTGCACTGGTTCCCTTATATTATGTGTCTAAGGAATATAAAGATTTTAAGGTTATTCACATTTCAATATCCTATTTAAGCCTGGAAGAGCTGTATAGGTTTGGAATGAGTATAAAAAAAGCGGTTGAATCTTCCAATGAAGATGTTGTCTTCATTGCAAGCGGAGATCTTTCTCATAAACTCTCCCATGATGGCCCTTACGGATATAGTGAAAAGGGAAAGCAGTTTGATGAACTTGTGGTTAAAAGCATTGGGGAAAGCGATGTTAATAGTCTTCTTGACATTGATGAAGCATTTTGTGAGAGTGCGGGTCAATGCGGCTTAAGGTCTTTCGTAATTATGTACGGTGCTTTGGACGGATATCGATTGAAACCTGAAGTATATTCATATGAAGCACCTTTCGGCATAGGTTACTGTATAGCCAAAATTGATATTGCCGGGGAGGATAGTGAAAGAAAAGTGTTGGATAAAAGGATTGAAGATATAAGAAAAAATGAAGATGAATATATAAAACTTGCCCGCAAGTCTTTGGAGACTTTCGTAAAAGAAGGCAGAGTAATAGAAGTGCCCGATAGCCTTCCTGCAGAGATGAAGGAGAACAGGGCAGGGGTTTTTGTCTCAATTAAAAAGAATGGCCAGCTTAGAGGATGTATTGGAACGATAGAGCCTACAAGAAAAAATATCGCGGAGGAAATTATTCATAATGCCATAAGCAGCGGTACAGGAGATCCGAGGTTCTATCCGGTTGAGGAAGATGAGCTTCCAAGTCTGGTATATTCTGTAGATGTTCTGATGAAACCTGAACCAATCCAATCCATAGAGGAATTGGATGTAATAAAATACGGAGTAATTGTAAGGTCGGGACATCGTTCCGGTTTGCTTTTGCCGAATCTTGAGGGGGTAAATACACCGGAGGAACAGGTGGAAATAGCCCTTAGGAAAGCGGGAATAGGTAAAAATGAAAAATATTCCTTAGAGAGGTTTGAAGTGATAAGGCATGAACCTTACAGGAGATAA
- a CDS encoding FeoB-associated Cys-rich membrane protein: MATVIVSIILFGAFVLAGYNTYKKYKNKGSCCCCSGCPSETECNKLKVKSES; this comes from the coding sequence ATGGCAACGGTTATAGTAAGTATAATATTATTTGGTGCCTTTGTGTTGGCTGGATATAACACATATAAAAAATATAAAAATAAAGGTTCTTGCTGCTGTTGTTCAGGCTGTCCGAGTGAAACGGAATGTAATAAATTAAAAGTAAAATCAGAGAGCTAA